In the Moraxella osloensis genome, one interval contains:
- the dnaQ gene encoding DNA polymerase III subunit epsilon, protein MSNHALTPLVGRALAYTDGACRGNPGKGGFGAVVILPTGEQIDICGGEAHTTNNRMELMGAIAALENSPKALPIQIWSDSSYVIKGISEWLAGWKKKHWKNVKNVELWQRLDKLCEQRQIDWQWVKGHAGHDGNEYADKLANQGIDQLPKSFNKVIKNPPNPTTDFNDVKSDFSDENPDFDDKKKDPPMNPMSTDNNPFLNHSELTRDFSDTSFDDAQDMAFADSEMMGDIFLQALDGEPAPSTIQTSVDVSTQSSLGGQSTQSPTSANPHFAMFTNPQGQFVAQDDSLIAQRPVFNGITSQPNPTFIPLLPIAKHKGTANRQLILDTETTGFEAQNGDRIIEVGIVEMINRRFTGEKLHVYINPKIEMGEEVIRVHGIHNVFLNDMPVFEQVGEAIYDFLQGAELIAHNAGFDMSFLQAEFTRLGLPDINQTVTVTDSLAIAKRMFAGQRNTLDALVKRLNVGKQDRTFHGALLDAEILAEVYLAMTGGQVALAIDDDVGGGVGGATEHQRFSTTIKRFLASSDAEQAHLEWLNALKDNNPQLAENWASV, encoded by the coding sequence ATGTCAAATCATGCCTTAACGCCCCTTGTGGGTCGAGCCCTTGCTTACACTGATGGCGCCTGTCGTGGCAATCCTGGTAAAGGGGGCTTTGGTGCTGTGGTGATTTTACCTACGGGTGAGCAAATTGATATTTGCGGGGGTGAGGCGCATACCACCAACAACCGCATGGAGCTGATGGGTGCGATTGCCGCACTGGAAAACAGCCCAAAAGCGTTACCGATTCAAATCTGGTCAGACTCTAGCTATGTCATCAAAGGTATCAGCGAATGGCTGGCAGGGTGGAAAAAGAAACATTGGAAAAATGTCAAAAATGTGGAATTATGGCAGCGGCTTGATAAGCTGTGCGAGCAGCGACAAATTGACTGGCAATGGGTCAAAGGACATGCCGGTCATGATGGCAATGAATATGCCGATAAGCTTGCAAACCAAGGCATTGACCAACTGCCCAAAAGTTTTAACAAAGTGATTAAAAATCCACCCAATCCTACCACTGATTTTAACGATGTAAAATCGGATTTTAGTGATGAAAACCCTGATTTTGATGATAAAAAAAAAGACCCGCCCATGAATCCAATGTCAACCGATAACAACCCATTCCTCAATCACTCAGAGCTAACCCGCGATTTTAGCGATACGTCTTTCGATGACGCGCAAGATATGGCGTTTGCCGACAGTGAGATGATGGGGGATATCTTTTTGCAGGCACTCGACGGTGAGCCAGCCCCAAGCACTATTCAAACCAGTGTCGATGTATCCACTCAATCATCGTTAGGCGGGCAGTCAACTCAATCGCCAACCAGTGCTAACCCACATTTTGCGATGTTCACCAATCCGCAAGGGCAATTTGTCGCGCAAGATGACAGCTTGATTGCTCAGCGTCCCGTGTTTAATGGTATTACCAGTCAGCCCAACCCGACTTTTATACCTTTATTGCCCATCGCCAAACACAAAGGGACTGCCAATCGCCAGCTGATTCTCGATACTGAGACCACAGGGTTTGAAGCGCAAAATGGTGACCGTATCATTGAGGTCGGTATCGTTGAGATGATTAATCGACGTTTTACCGGTGAAAAACTGCACGTGTATATCAACCCAAAAATTGAGATGGGTGAAGAAGTCATTCGCGTTCATGGCATTCACAATGTGTTTTTAAATGATATGCCCGTGTTTGAGCAAGTCGGTGAAGCGATTTATGACTTTTTGCAAGGCGCAGAACTCATCGCGCATAATGCAGGGTTTGACATGAGCTTTTTGCAAGCTGAGTTTACGCGACTTGGCTTGCCCGATATCAACCAAACTGTCACCGTGACAGACAGCCTTGCCATCGCCAAACGCATGTTCGCAGGGCAGCGCAATACCTTGGATGCGCTGGTGAAACGTCTCAATGTCGGTAAACAAGACCGTACCTTCCACGGGGCGTTACTCGATGCCGAGATTTTAGCGGAAGTATATCTGGCGATGACCGGCGGACAGGTTGCGTTGGCGATTGATGATGATGTCGGTGGCGGTGTGGGAGGGGCAACTGAGCATCAGCGTTTTAGCACGACTATCAAGCGCTTTTTGGCGAGTAGTGATGCTGAGCAGGCGCATCTTGAATGGCTTAACGCCTTAAAAGATAACAACCCACAGCTGGCTGAAAACTGGGCGAGTGTTTAA
- the nth gene encoding endonuclease III, giving the protein MVANIKPKIQVPKTAETPPSRRMPNKNVLPFFQNLAAAIEKPETELEYQTNFELLIAVILSAQATDVSVNLATRKLYAVANTPQAILDLGEAGLKSYIKTIGLYNSKAKNVMKCCQDLVDKFASEVPQTRHELESLAGVGRKTANVVLNTAFGQPTMAVDTHIFRVGNRTGLATGKNVREVEDKLIARIPQDYILDAHHYLILHGRYTCKARSPECGKCPVYDECMFKDKAKFIEK; this is encoded by the coding sequence ATGGTTGCCAACATCAAACCAAAAATCCAAGTGCCCAAAACCGCAGAGACGCCGCCCTCACGGCGCATGCCCAATAAAAACGTGTTGCCGTTTTTCCAAAATTTAGCCGCAGCCATTGAAAAACCAGAGACGGAACTGGAATATCAAACCAACTTTGAATTGTTGATCGCGGTCATACTGTCGGCACAAGCCACCGATGTCAGTGTCAATCTGGCTACCCGTAAACTATATGCCGTTGCCAATACCCCGCAAGCCATTTTGGATTTGGGTGAAGCGGGGCTAAAAAGCTATATCAAAACCATTGGGCTATACAATAGCAAAGCCAAAAATGTGATGAAATGCTGCCAAGACTTGGTGGATAAATTTGCTAGCGAAGTACCGCAAACCCGCCACGAGCTTGAAAGCCTAGCGGGGGTAGGGCGAAAAACTGCTAATGTGGTGCTTAACACCGCCTTTGGGCAGCCTACTATGGCAGTGGATACCCATATTTTTCGTGTCGGCAATCGCACAGGCTTGGCAACGGGTAAAAATGTGCGAGAAGTGGAAGATAAACTCATCGCGCGAATACCACAGGACTATATATTGGACGCACACCATTATTTGATTTTGCATGGGCGTTATACTTGTAAAGCTAGAAGTCCCGAATGTGGCAAATGCCCAGTGTATGACGAATGTATGTTTAAAGACAAAGCCAAGTTTATTGAAAAATAA
- a CDS encoding CopG family transcriptional regulator, which translates to MITKVKKNQQVMVPIHIKITEEMRDLLTQVAKNHGFPRIQGLIRLYIRRGLDAENVGYSLAKDSRFIEKLKRQGVPDEVIFEAIEETANEPEAKTNDTAKP; encoded by the coding sequence ATGATTACTAAAGTCAAAAAAAATCAACAAGTCATGGTTCCTATCCATATCAAAATCACTGAAGAAATGCGGGATTTGTTGACCCAAGTCGCCAAAAATCATGGGTTTCCACGTATTCAAGGCTTGATTCGCTTATATATTCGCCGGGGGCTGGATGCCGAGAATGTCGGCTACTCACTCGCCAAAGACAGCCGTTTTATCGAAAAGCTGAAGCGTCAAGGCGTGCCTGATGAGGTGATTTTTGAAGCGATTGAGGAGACAGCCAATGAGCCAGAAGCCAAAACAAATGATACCGCAAAACCTTAA
- a CDS encoding 3-hydroxybutyrate dehydrogenase translates to MATQLTTDLTGKVALVTGSASGIGRDIAETYAKAGAAVGIADINPDAAQATVDAIKAAGGKAVAIAMDVTNEDAVNAGVDKLVQEFGDIDILVSNAGIQIINPIDQFSYADWKKMIAIHLDGAFLTTKAALKYMYQNDKVGTVIYMGSVHSHEASALKAPYVSAKHALLGLARVLAKEGAAHNVRSYVVCPGFVKTPLVEKQIPEQAKEKGISEEEVVKNVMLGQTVDGEFTTTDDIAQLTLFLTAFPTNAMTGQSFIASHGWFMN, encoded by the coding sequence ATGGCTACTCAACTCACTACTGATTTAACCGGTAAAGTCGCACTCGTCACTGGCTCTGCAAGTGGTATCGGTCGCGATATCGCAGAAACCTATGCCAAAGCAGGCGCTGCGGTAGGCATTGCAGATATCAACCCAGATGCGGCACAAGCAACCGTGGATGCAATCAAAGCCGCAGGCGGCAAAGCGGTTGCCATTGCAATGGATGTGACCAATGAAGACGCGGTAAATGCTGGCGTGGATAAACTGGTACAAGAATTTGGTGATATTGATATTTTGGTGTCCAATGCCGGTATCCAAATCATCAACCCAATCGACCAATTTAGCTACGCTGATTGGAAAAAAATGATTGCCATTCATCTAGACGGTGCTTTTTTGACTACCAAAGCGGCACTTAAATACATGTATCAAAATGATAAAGTAGGTACCGTCATTTATATGGGCTCAGTACACTCGCATGAAGCATCAGCGCTAAAAGCGCCGTACGTCTCTGCCAAACACGCGCTGTTAGGTTTAGCACGCGTATTGGCTAAAGAAGGCGCCGCTCACAACGTGCGCTCATACGTGGTATGTCCAGGCTTTGTCAAAACCCCACTGGTTGAAAAACAAATCCCAGAACAAGCCAAAGAAAAAGGCATTTCTGAAGAAGAAGTGGTGAAAAACGTGATGCTGGGTCAAACCGTTGACGGTGAATTTACCACAACCGATGATATCGCTCAATTAACCTTATTTTTAACCGCTTTCCCAACCAATGCGATGACCGGTCAATCATTTATCGCAAGTCATGGTTGGTTTATGAACTAG
- the nudC gene encoding NAD(+) diphosphatase, with the protein MTALHHSLLICDNDKFACIGGLPFFYRCEDVPAQAVKVDSDEAGNSIYAIAHQDIDLSQLPEEITGQIEFLRFRHLIGSLDALQTSQLAKAMQLLRFRQDHQFCSRCGTPTELHLIENATVCPRCHYHQYPRVQPCMITAIIKTTADKPQILLAHHLRATDSKMYTVLAGFVEVGESLEQCVHREVMEEVGLSVSNLRYFGSQPWPFPSNLMVGFIAEYQSGDITIDNNELMDAQFFDIDSLDESGPIIPPKGTIAYQLIEWVKQHYQS; encoded by the coding sequence ATGACCGCATTACACCATTCTTTGCTTATTTGTGATAACGATAAGTTCGCTTGTATAGGCGGACTTCCTTTTTTTTATCGTTGTGAGGACGTGCCCGCTCAGGCCGTTAAAGTGGACAGCGATGAGGCAGGCAACAGTATTTATGCCATTGCCCATCAAGATATCGACTTGTCACAATTGCCAGAAGAAATTACAGGACAGATTGAGTTTCTGCGCTTTCGACATCTGATTGGCAGCCTTGATGCGCTACAAACCAGCCAATTAGCCAAAGCCATGCAGTTGTTACGCTTTCGTCAAGATCATCAGTTTTGTAGCCGCTGTGGTACGCCCACGGAGTTACACCTCATTGAAAATGCCACCGTTTGCCCTAGATGCCATTATCACCAATATCCCAGAGTACAGCCTTGTATGATCACCGCCATCATCAAAACCACCGCGGATAAACCACAGATTTTGTTGGCGCATCATCTACGGGCGACAGATAGCAAAATGTATACCGTACTGGCAGGTTTTGTGGAAGTCGGTGAGAGCTTGGAGCAATGCGTGCATCGTGAAGTGATGGAAGAGGTGGGGTTATCTGTCAGCAATTTGCGCTATTTTGGCAGCCAACCGTGGCCTTTTCCCAGCAATTTAATGGTAGGGTTTATTGCAGAGTACCAAAGTGGTGATATCACCATAGATAACAATGAGCTGATGGATGCCCAATTTTTTGATATAGATAGCTTAGATGAAAGCGGCCCTATCATCCCGCCAAAAGGCACGATTGCTTACCAACTGATCGAATGGGTGAAACAGCATTACCAATCTTAA
- a CDS encoding acyl-CoA thioesterase, translated as MSVLMTPDLANFTGNVHGGDLLKMLDQVAYACASRYSGSYVVTLSVDQVIFREPIHVGELVTFLASVNYVGKTSMEVGIRVQAENIQNRTIRHTNSCYFTMVAVDQHGKPTRVPPLEIKDSLQECRQKAAQMRKALRFQSNNISPCDIK; from the coding sequence ATGTCTGTGCTGATGACGCCTGATTTGGCAAACTTCACTGGCAATGTGCATGGCGGCGATTTATTAAAGATGCTTGACCAAGTGGCTTATGCTTGTGCCAGTCGCTATAGCGGTAGCTACGTGGTGACGCTATCGGTCGATCAAGTGATTTTTCGTGAGCCGATTCATGTAGGGGAGTTAGTGACCTTTTTGGCAAGCGTCAACTATGTGGGCAAAACTTCGATGGAAGTGGGTATCCGAGTGCAAGCAGAAAATATCCAAAACCGTACAATACGCCATACCAACAGTTGTTATTTCACCATGGTAGCGGTGGATCAACATGGCAAGCCCACCCGTGTGCCACCCCTTGAAATCAAAGATAGTTTGCAAGAATGTCGCCAAAAAGCCGCACAGATGCGTAAAGCATTACGTTTTCAAAGTAACAACATTTCCCCATGTGATATCAAATAG
- a CDS encoding 3-deoxy-D-manno-octulosonic acid transferase, with the protein MQATPLYYRLAMSLLKPLYQLKLASKTTLPNEKQQRFGQVFPKIHTRQPMIWCHAVSLGETNTAEPILRDLLAQGYALWVTNTTHTGYHRVEQLFAPEIAAGKVYHSFVPVDSKAVIDKFLTHVQPVAALFIETELWGTTLAELNNRQIATILVNGRLSEKSFKGYQKAAKLSQSMMENLNLIIAQDSDSAKRFRQLGATSDKIRIASSLKWSSKTNPLMLSRAEKLRESWSLSDRAVILAASTHEGEELAILDSFLTVKAQYANRHPLLIIVPRHPERFDDVAKLIDSKNLPVIRRSQDGEPAKNESVYLADSMGELGVWYALSDIAIVGGSLVNIGGHNPIEAAIVGKPIIMGQYTQSCQLIVDQLKQAGALVQVNGSDELTQQLAHWLANPKAAQTAGHVGQILAEKYQDATKQQLAMIMQCIADNKEQLIKSEIQKIDHEPVASDGRKFIDDL; encoded by the coding sequence ATGCAAGCCACACCGTTATACTATCGTCTCGCTATGTCGCTGTTAAAGCCACTATACCAACTAAAACTTGCGAGTAAAACCACCTTGCCTAATGAAAAGCAGCAACGCTTTGGTCAAGTGTTTCCAAAGATTCACACCCGCCAGCCGATGATTTGGTGTCATGCGGTGTCACTCGGTGAAACCAATACCGCCGAACCGATTTTAAGAGATTTGCTCGCGCAAGGCTATGCGCTGTGGGTGACCAATACCACCCATACAGGCTATCACCGCGTCGAGCAGCTTTTTGCGCCTGAGATAGCAGCCGGCAAGGTGTACCATAGTTTTGTACCGGTCGATAGCAAAGCAGTGATTGATAAATTTTTGACTCATGTCCAACCCGTCGCCGCGCTATTTATCGAGACTGAGTTGTGGGGCACCACGCTTGCTGAATTGAACAATCGTCAAATTGCCACGATTTTGGTCAATGGCCGCTTGTCTGAAAAATCTTTTAAGGGATATCAAAAAGCTGCCAAGCTTAGCCAAAGTATGATGGAGAACTTAAACCTTATCATCGCCCAAGACAGCGATTCTGCCAAACGCTTTCGCCAATTGGGCGCTACCAGTGACAAAATCCGCATTGCCAGCTCGCTTAAATGGTCTAGTAAAACCAACCCGTTGATGCTAAGCCGTGCCGAAAAGTTACGAGAAAGTTGGAGTTTGTCAGATCGTGCCGTGATTTTGGCAGCCAGCACCCATGAAGGCGAAGAATTGGCAATTTTAGACAGCTTTTTAACCGTGAAAGCCCAGTATGCCAACCGTCATCCGCTGCTCATTATCGTACCACGTCATCCCGAGCGGTTTGATGATGTCGCCAAATTGATTGATTCCAAAAATTTGCCGGTGATTCGTCGTAGCCAAGATGGCGAACCTGCCAAAAATGAGAGCGTCTATCTGGCAGATAGTATGGGTGAGCTTGGCGTGTGGTATGCTCTTTCAGACATTGCCATTGTCGGTGGGTCTTTGGTGAATATCGGGGGACATAATCCGATAGAAGCAGCCATTGTCGGCAAGCCCATTATTATGGGGCAATATACCCAATCTTGCCAACTGATTGTGGATCAGTTAAAACAAGCGGGTGCATTGGTGCAAGTCAATGGTAGTGATGAATTAACGCAGCAACTGGCTCACTGGCTTGCCAACCCAAAAGCCGCCCAAACCGCCGGTCACGTCGGGCAAATCTTAGCAGAAAAATATCAAGATGCGACCAAGCAACAACTTGCCATGATCATGCAATGTATCGCTGATAATAAGGAACAGCTTATAAAATCAGAGATTCAAAAAATTGACCATGAACCTGTGGCGAGTGATGGTCGAAAGTTCATTGACGATCTGTAA
- a CDS encoding DUF2059 domain-containing protein, with protein sequence MRYKYPSKKSNKPLHLLWSLTAKKLAGLALLVSSSMTMLVHPAYAELIIQNNPLNAQTPVTTINELQTQPTDASLDKLIKVLHIDKMIDEMLTQRQQAANMMKGLPQELPTDENAGIFSRHAQKQLKNIFVKYSTVLGQQLDQPISKQQLQQAYQAIAKKTYTQAEVDALNQFYETPMGQRILGKQSQVSSEFVQVMMPTLIGDTSQLEKALPSLQKDIEKIFK encoded by the coding sequence ATGCGTTATAAATATCCCTCTAAAAAATCCAACAAACCGTTACACCTATTATGGTCATTAACCGCTAAAAAGCTAGCAGGGCTAGCCTTATTGGTATCATCTAGCATGACTATGCTGGTTCATCCTGCTTACGCCGAATTAATCATTCAAAACAACCCACTCAATGCTCAAACACCAGTTACGACTATCAATGAATTGCAAACCCAGCCTACGGATGCATCGCTTGACAAGCTTATCAAGGTGCTACATATCGATAAAATGATTGATGAAATGCTTACCCAACGTCAGCAAGCTGCCAATATGATGAAAGGGCTACCCCAAGAATTGCCTACAGATGAAAATGCGGGCATTTTTAGCCGCCATGCGCAAAAACAACTTAAAAATATCTTTGTTAAATATAGCACCGTCTTGGGACAGCAATTAGACCAACCCATCTCTAAACAGCAACTGCAACAAGCCTATCAAGCGATTGCCAAAAAGACTTATACCCAAGCTGAGGTCGATGCCCTCAACCAATTTTATGAGACCCCAATGGGACAACGCATCTTGGGCAAACAATCGCAAGTTTCCAGTGAGTTTGTGCAGGTTATGATGCCGACCCTGATAGGTGACACAAGCCAATTAGAAAAAGCGCTGCCAAGCTTGCAAAAAGATATTGAAAAAATCTTTAAATAA
- a CDS encoding RnfABCDGE type electron transport complex subunit B, giving the protein MSDSQPVFEVPNLFNTLNLNSLSIEHQRLIQQIDQVLPQTQCGLCGHPEGCLPYATSIVTLGESHNQCVPGGQSVTDQIGKLLGRIPLTAEASKWQTDPATNRPMEMRAIIREEDCIGCTKCIPACPVDAIIGSGKRMHTIFTDLCTGCELCLPPCPVDCIELVPFPRLMDDATRQTEQDGLRARYYAHLERIERQVNDNTNAKPVVSMVQAKLNDIKVDIDEAAAKNAIEAAKLRTQIKKLEKQLAVRADDNKQALVQALQQQLATLP; this is encoded by the coding sequence ATGTCTGATAGCCAACCTGTTTTCGAGGTACCCAATCTATTTAATACATTAAACTTAAATAGCCTAAGTATTGAGCACCAACGATTAATACAACAAATCGACCAAGTCCTGCCGCAAACCCAATGCGGGCTATGCGGTCATCCTGAAGGCTGTCTGCCGTATGCCACCTCCATTGTCACACTGGGCGAGTCGCATAACCAATGCGTGCCCGGTGGACAATCAGTCACCGACCAAATCGGCAAGTTGCTTGGGCGTATCCCACTGACAGCTGAAGCCTCAAAGTGGCAAACCGATCCCGCTACCAATCGTCCGATGGAAATGCGAGCCATCATTCGAGAAGAAGATTGCATTGGCTGTACCAAATGTATCCCTGCGTGTCCTGTCGATGCCATTATTGGCTCAGGCAAGCGTATGCATACCATTTTTACTGACCTATGCACAGGTTGTGAGCTGTGTTTGCCACCCTGTCCAGTGGACTGCATCGAGCTGGTGCCCTTCCCACGGTTAATGGATGACGCGACAAGGCAAACCGAGCAAGACGGATTACGCGCGCGCTACTACGCCCACCTTGAGCGTATCGAACGCCAAGTCAATGACAACACCAATGCCAAACCTGTGGTCAGCATGGTACAAGCCAAACTCAATGATATCAAAGTCGATATCGATGAAGCAGCGGCTAAAAACGCCATTGAAGCGGCAAAACTACGCACCCAAATCAAAAAATTAGAAAAACAACTTGCCGTACGCGCTGATGATAACAAACAAGCCTTGGTGCAAGCGTTGCAGCAGCAACTTGCGACATTGCCATAA
- a CDS encoding inorganic diphosphatase, with protein sequence MADFNQILDAGDVDGGVINVVIEIPAGSNNKIEWNRKLGVMQLDRVEPQLFAKPTNYGFIPQTLDEDGDELDALIITDTPLPTGIFIEAKVIGVMKFVDDGEVDDKVVVVPADDRNNGNAINTLADLPPQLIKQIEFHFNHYKDLKKAGTTKVESWGDIEEAKAVIKESQKRWTEQA encoded by the coding sequence ATGGCAGATTTTAACCAAATTCTTGATGCGGGCGATGTTGATGGCGGCGTGATTAACGTAGTTATCGAAATTCCAGCGGGTTCAAACAACAAAATCGAATGGAACCGTAAACTTGGCGTGATGCAACTTGACCGCGTAGAGCCACAATTATTTGCCAAACCAACCAACTATGGTTTTATCCCACAAACCCTTGACGAAGATGGCGACGAATTAGACGCACTAATCATCACTGACACCCCGCTACCAACAGGCATCTTTATCGAAGCCAAAGTCATTGGCGTGATGAAATTTGTCGATGATGGTGAAGTGGATGATAAAGTGGTCGTCGTACCTGCCGATGACCGCAACAACGGTAATGCTATCAATACCCTTGCAGATTTACCACCGCAATTGATTAAGCAAATCGAGTTCCATTTTAATCACTATAAAGATTTGAAAAAAGCGGGCACAACCAAAGTTGAAAGCTGGGGCGACATTGAAGAAGCCAAAGCGGTGATTAAAGAATCACAAAAACGCTGGACAGAACAAGCCTAA
- a CDS encoding 16S rRNA (uracil(1498)-N(3))-methyltransferase, which produces MNIILLPQNTSSTAIIDDKTSVMHLKQVLKVTSGDTVKVGIKNGHLGTAVVSNIHDSSIELSQIHCTIAPPAKLPLTVILAIPRPKVLRRLFLDMTAMGAQHIILVNSYRSEKSYWQTPFLTQLDNYIQEGLQQACDTVSPTVSLKKRLKPFVEDELPALIAGKQAILAHPYANEQFTQVWDNALPHVLVIGAEGGWIDYEVELFKTAGCQVAHIGNRILRTENAVSVLCGHALLTSQ; this is translated from the coding sequence ATGAATATCATTCTTTTACCGCAAAATACCTCATCGACCGCTATTATTGATGATAAAACGAGCGTGATGCACTTAAAACAGGTGCTTAAAGTGACATCGGGCGATACGGTTAAAGTCGGTATCAAAAATGGTCATTTAGGCACAGCGGTTGTCAGTAATATCCACGATTCAAGCATCGAATTATCGCAAATCCACTGTACTATTGCACCACCTGCCAAACTTCCACTGACGGTTATTTTGGCGATTCCCCGCCCCAAGGTATTGCGTCGTCTATTTTTGGACATGACAGCGATGGGTGCCCAGCATATTATTTTGGTCAATAGTTACCGTAGTGAAAAAAGCTACTGGCAAACCCCTTTTTTAACTCAACTTGATAACTATATTCAGGAAGGCCTACAACAAGCCTGTGATACCGTAAGCCCAACCGTGAGTCTTAAAAAACGCTTAAAACCCTTTGTTGAAGATGAACTACCTGCTTTAATTGCAGGCAAACAGGCGATTTTGGCACATCCTTATGCCAATGAGCAGTTTACCCAAGTGTGGGACAATGCCCTGCCACATGTGCTAGTGATTGGGGCTGAAGGGGGCTGGATCGATTATGAAGTCGAATTATTCAAAACTGCTGGCTGCCAAGTGGCGCATATTGGCAATCGCATCTTACGCACTGAGAATGCCGTGAGTGTGCTCTGCGGTCATGCACTGTTAACTAGCCAATAA